A genomic window from Nicotiana sylvestris chromosome 11, ASM39365v2, whole genome shotgun sequence includes:
- the LOC104228943 gene encoding uncharacterized protein, whose translation MVKSEGKVAYSSLANLEKDNVKFQFVEDEVDEDSWGRFPEDSQSAGQNYLCGYPSIESDDVLDRGYDSGNDPYNFVPQNRPPEVNLKNVLSGLVAIVTGQNKGHVSDAVPQLPSSDVSFLGSSKNGDTFLHSSVYIPSAPPLVEPSAFNYSAYKDVLEAEPPEWLPDSSTTVCMQCTAPFTAFTRGRHHCRFCGGVFCRTCTKGRCLLPMKFREKNPQRVCDSCYDRLDPVQGVLINTISNAVQAAKHDVMDWTCTRGWLNLPVGLSMEYEIYKSSNTLRTYAQVARLNPERSIPGAVLKGAKGLAILTVAKAGVLLTYKLGTGLVVARRSDGSWSAPSAIISAGLGWGAQIGGELTDFIIVLHDSKAVKTFCSRMHFSLGAGCSAAAGPVGRAVEADLRAGERGSGICYTYSCSKGAFVGVSLEGNIVTTRMDTNLRFYGDPYLTTADILLGTVERPKAGEPLYAALRDLYESFPLRLKGVHD comes from the exons ATGGTGAAATCAGAAGGCAAAGTTGCATATTCTTCGCTTGCTAATTTGGAAAAGGACAATGTGAAATTTCAGTTTGTTGAAGACGAAGTTGATGAGGATTCATGGGGGAGATTCCCAGAAGATTCTCAGTCTGCAGGTCAAAATTATCTCTGTGGGTACCCTTCGATCGAATCTGATGATGTATTGGATAGGGGATACGATTCTGGTAATGACCCGTATAACTTTGTGCCACAAAATCGTCCTCCCGAGGTCAATTTAAAAAATGTCTTGAGTGGGCTAGTTGCTATCGTAACTGGGCAGAATAAAGGTCATGTTTCAGATGCAGTTCCTCAGTTGCCTAGTTCTGATGTTTCATTTCTTGGATCTAGTAAGAATGGAGATACTTTCTTGCACTCATCAGTTTACATACCAAGTGCTCCCCCACTAGTTGAACCAAGTGCATTTAACTATAGTGCTTACAAGGATGTGTTGGAAGCTGAGCCTCCAGAGTGGCTCCCAGACAGTTCTACAACTGTTTGCATGCAGTGCACTGCGCCTTTCACGGCGTTTACTCGTGGAAGACATCATTGTCGGTTTTGCGGAGGGGTTTTTTGTAGGACATGTACAAAAGGGAGGTGCCTGTTGCCCATGAAGTTTCGGGAGAAGAACCCCCAGAGAGTGTGTGATTCCTGCTATGATAGGCTTGATCCAGTGCAAGGCGTTCTCATCAACACCATCAGCAATGCTGTGCAGGCCGCAAAGCATGATGTTATGGACTGGACTTGTACGAGAGGTTGGTTGAATCTTCCAGTGGGTTTATCCATGGAGTATGAGATATACAAGTCATCAAACACATTGAGGACTTATGCACAG GTTGCTCGGTTGAATCCTGAGAGGTCCATACCTGGTGCAGTTCTCAAAGGAGCTAAAGGTCTGGCAATATTAACGGTTGCAAAAGCTGGGGTGCTGCTTACGTATAAACTTGGTACTGGCCTGGTGGTTGCACGAAGGTCTGATGGTTCATGGTCTGCACCATCTGCTATAATATCAGCCGGTTTGGGATGGGGTGCGCAG ATTGGAGGCGAGTTGACGGACTTCATTATTGTGCTACATGACTCTAAGGCTGTGAAGACATTTTGCAGCCGCATGCATTTTTCTCTTGGTGCTGGTTGCAGTGCTGCAGCTGGTCCAGTTGGGAGAGCTGTGGAGGCAGATCTTCGAGCTGGAGAGAGAGGTTCTGGCATATGCTATACTTACAGTTGTAGTAAAG GTGCATTTGTGGGAGTCTCACTTGAGGGGAACATCGTCACGACACGGATGGATACAAATCTCCGATTCTATGGGGATCCGTACCTTACTACAGCTGACATCCTTCTTGGGACAGTGGAGAGACCCAAAGCTGGAGAACCCTTGTATGCTGCACTCAGAGACCTATATGAAAGCTTTCCACTACGCTTGAAAGGAGTCCATGATTAA